One genomic window of Onychostoma macrolepis isolate SWU-2019 chromosome 25, ASM1243209v1, whole genome shotgun sequence includes the following:
- the lrrc61 gene encoding leucine-rich repeat-containing protein 61 isoform X2 produces MDSKREKDNETECAKITTVLLKSRTGEFDLESIMFLKLRNLGIYDLGCIGECINLERLDLSGNNITNLGPLSPLRRLLVLNLSANRISNLEHLSSCESLQSLNVAGNVIPSVDNLHALKSLKRLESIRLKDNTYNFTNPVCKNSSYRTLILEIFPNMKVLDGERVVGRGSDLYQLCKDIDDTIKDVLHECRLLNSRAAHVISQNERTISLKNQPKQYAV; encoded by the exons ATGGACTCGAAGAGGGAAAAGGACAACG AAACAGAATGTGCAAAGATCACCACCGTGCTTCTGAAGTCCCGCACCGGGGAGTTCGATTTGGAGTCCATTATGTTTCTTAAGCTTAGGAATTTAG GAATTTATGATCTTGGATGCATAGGAGAGTGTATAAACCTGGAGAGGCTGGACCTCTCTGGAAATAACATCACAAATCTGGGGCCTCTTTCACCTCTACGAAGACTTCTTGTTCTTAACTTGTCAGCCAACAGAATCTCTAATTTAG AACATCTTTCCAGCTGTGAAAGTTTACAGAGTTTGAATGTTGCTGGCAATGTGATACCGAG TGTTGATAATCTTCATGCACTGAAGTCTTTAAAGAGGCTGGAGAGCATCAGACTGAAGGACAACACCTATAATTTTACCAATCCAG TCTGCAAGAATTCATCATACCGGACTCTAATTCTTGAAATTTTCCCAAACATGAAAGTGTTGGATG GTGAAAGGGTGGTGGGACGTGGAAGTGACTTATACCAACTATGCAAAGATATTGATGATACTATTAAAG ATGTTCTCCATGAATGCAGGCTGCTGAACAGTCGAGCAGCCCACGTGATCTCACAAAACGAACGGACCATCAGCCTCAAGAACCAACCAAAGCAGTACGCCGTTTAA
- the lrrc61 gene encoding leucine-rich repeat-containing protein 61 isoform X1, whose amino-acid sequence MDSKREKDNETECAKITTVLLKSRTGEFDLESIMFLKLRNLGIYDLGCIGECINLERLDLSGNNITNLGPLSPLRRLLVLNLSANRISNLEHLSSCESLQSLNVAGNVIPSVDNLHALKSLKRLESIRLKDNTYNFTNPVCKNSSYRTLILEIFPNMKVLDGERVVGRGSDLYQLCKDIDDTIKAGMYKNGQLPELPETKPWVDDGFWEIKRSNNAIVDEAYKQFSDVLHECRLLNSRAAHVISQNERTISLKNQPKQYAV is encoded by the exons ATGGACTCGAAGAGGGAAAAGGACAACG AAACAGAATGTGCAAAGATCACCACCGTGCTTCTGAAGTCCCGCACCGGGGAGTTCGATTTGGAGTCCATTATGTTTCTTAAGCTTAGGAATTTAG GAATTTATGATCTTGGATGCATAGGAGAGTGTATAAACCTGGAGAGGCTGGACCTCTCTGGAAATAACATCACAAATCTGGGGCCTCTTTCACCTCTACGAAGACTTCTTGTTCTTAACTTGTCAGCCAACAGAATCTCTAATTTAG AACATCTTTCCAGCTGTGAAAGTTTACAGAGTTTGAATGTTGCTGGCAATGTGATACCGAG TGTTGATAATCTTCATGCACTGAAGTCTTTAAAGAGGCTGGAGAGCATCAGACTGAAGGACAACACCTATAATTTTACCAATCCAG TCTGCAAGAATTCATCATACCGGACTCTAATTCTTGAAATTTTCCCAAACATGAAAGTGTTGGATG GTGAAAGGGTGGTGGGACGTGGAAGTGACTTATACCAACTATGCAAAGATATTGATGATACTATTAAAG caGGCATGTATAAAAATGGCCAACTGCCTGAGTTGCCAGAGACCAAACCTTGGGTGGATGATGGTTTTTGGGAGATAAAGAGATCAAACAATGCCATAGTTGATGAAGCATATAAACAATTCAGTG ATGTTCTCCATGAATGCAGGCTGCTGAACAGTCGAGCAGCCCACGTGATCTCACAAAACGAACGGACCATCAGCCTCAAGAACCAACCAAAGCAGTACGCCGTTTAA